The bacterium genome includes a region encoding these proteins:
- a CDS encoding right-handed parallel beta-helix repeat-containing protein: MKLLHFAFAAALVCALVWPSVTQGRTITVPDDFLSIQDAVYDANTGDTVFIREGLYYETSISISPIGPKAPEREAVTIVGEGTGKTIIDGSKGGFDIFIVNAPYTIIRDLTIQNSKASGICFRGKGEVSVAINCESTGNRTGIKCQITSYDQNLNTDISKALIIDNRLVDNEYYGLYLENGCQASVMHNWIEGNGYAGVYCRMDAVLTPCEPTIRNNHIVNNAPGSEVYGFVVGGMAQPTIRNNVIVGFPTGVYWYEGNHVDWFRNNVITECAVGAESQVRKRLDYCLFYDNGQDVNNLQLGSNVIADEDPLFVDAENGDYHLAAGSPCIGTGDPDMPDETSETNYDGTDIDMGVYGGKEVGPVCKILLSKPSKDGDGVKTYYVAEYYEDLNDNGRWDLGEPFEDANDNGRCDEGETFTDENGNGVWDGGEPYIDENYNGRYDNGEPFTDLNENGRWDNQREPYTDSNRNDKYDRGDAFTYISLYTNFGYQVGDTDLFLAFLLEDGSYFSYNVDGAWVPGAHGLLDPAPFADDNYAFAIHAMTLRFFYGFPLIDQNIGLFAVMAPAGHVFDQPWDAIAGETITLTEAQ; this comes from the coding sequence ATGAAGCTATTACATTTTGCTTTTGCTGCGGCGCTCGTATGCGCGCTTGTTTGGCCATCGGTTACTCAGGGCCGCACGATAACGGTGCCGGACGATTTCCTGAGTATTCAAGATGCTGTTTATGATGCGAATACCGGGGATACGGTCTTTATTAGGGAAGGATTGTATTATGAGACGTCGATCTCAATCAGCCCTATCGGCCCGAAGGCCCCGGAGCGTGAGGCCGTAACGATCGTAGGCGAGGGTACGGGCAAGACGATCATCGATGGGTCCAAGGGCGGATTCGATATTTTCATCGTCAATGCTCCCTACACGATCATCCGGGACCTTACAATTCAAAACAGCAAGGCCTCGGGCATCTGCTTCCGGGGCAAAGGAGAGGTCTCGGTGGCCATCAACTGCGAGAGCACGGGCAATCGGACCGGCATCAAGTGCCAGATTACGAGCTACGACCAGAACCTTAACACTGACATCTCCAAGGCGCTCATAATCGACAACCGGCTTGTCGATAACGAGTACTATGGGCTGTATCTCGAAAATGGCTGTCAGGCGAGTGTGATGCACAACTGGATCGAGGGCAACGGCTACGCCGGCGTCTATTGCAGGATGGACGCTGTCCTGACGCCTTGTGAGCCGACCATCCGCAACAACCACATAGTCAACAATGCTCCGGGCTCAGAGGTGTACGGGTTTGTGGTCGGGGGGATGGCACAACCGACCATTCGTAACAACGTCATCGTCGGTTTCCCAACGGGCGTTTACTGGTATGAGGGCAATCACGTGGACTGGTTCAGGAACAACGTGATCACGGAATGTGCCGTTGGGGCAGAGTCGCAGGTGAGGAAAAGGCTCGACTACTGCCTATTCTATGACAATGGCCAAGACGTAAATAACCTCCAGCTTGGTTCAAACGTGATAGCCGACGAGGACCCGCTATTCGTCGATGCGGAGAACGGCGACTATCATCTTGCGGCAGGTTCCCCTTGTATCGGGACAGGCGACCCAGATATGCCAGATGAGACTTCCGAGACGAATTACGACGGCACCGACATCGACATGGGTGTCTATGGAGGCAAGGAGGTCGGCCCTGTCTGCAAAATCTTGCTGTCCAAACCGTCCAAGGACGGAGACGGCGTCAAGACTTATTACGTGGCCGAGTATTACGAGGACCTCAACGACAACGGAAGATGGGACCTTGGCGAGCCGTTCGAGGACGCTAACGACAACGGCAGGTGTGACGAGGGTGAGACCTTCACGGACGAGAATGGGAACGGCGTTTGGGACGGAGGAGAGCCCTATATCGACGAGAACTACAACGGGCGATACGACAATGGTGAGCCGTTCACTGACCTGAACGAGAACGGGCGCTGGGACAATCAGCGCGAGCCATACACGGACAGCAACAGGAACGACAAGTACGATCGGGGGGACGCGTTCACCTACATCAGCCTTTACACTAATTTTGGGTACCAAGTAGGGGATACGGACCTCTTTCTGGCTTTCTTGCTGGAGGACGGCAGCTACTTCTCATACAACGTTGACGGTGCTTGGGTTCCGGGCGCACACGGCCTTCTTGACCCAGCTCCGTTTGCTGATGACAACTATGCGTTCGCAATTCACGCAATGACGCTTCGCTTTTTCTATGGCTTCCCGCTAATTGACCAGAACATAGGCCTCTTTGCCGTGATGGCGCCGGCTGGGCATGTGTTCGATCAGCCCTGGGATGCAATCGCGGGCGAGACGATCACGCTTACCGAGGCTCAATAG
- a CDS encoding endonuclease III: MRSPLDELILTILSQNTTDVNSLAAFRRLKNRFPQWHMLLSATYSEVLDTIKTAGLGPTKTRRILDLLPQVRQNDPDLTMDFVCSMSLEKGYEFLTGFKGVGAKTAACVLLFACGKPAFPVDTHVFRVASRIGLDHASRTREQLQRFLEQAVPEDDRYNLHMNLIRIGREVCLARAPRCGRCFLQDVCEHHLHQGS; encoded by the coding sequence TTGAGGTCTCCGCTGGACGAGCTTATTCTCACGATCCTTTCCCAGAACACGACTGACGTCAATTCTCTCGCAGCCTTCAGACGGCTCAAGAACAGGTTCCCTCAATGGCACATGCTGCTGTCAGCAACTTACAGCGAGGTTCTCGATACTATCAAAACCGCCGGGCTAGGCCCCACAAAGACGAGGCGCATCCTCGATCTGCTCCCCCAGGTCAGGCAGAACGACCCAGACCTCACGATGGACTTCGTCTGCTCAATGTCGCTTGAGAAGGGATATGAGTTCCTGACAGGCTTCAAAGGAGTCGGCGCCAAGACGGCAGCGTGCGTGCTGCTATTCGCATGCGGCAAGCCGGCATTCCCGGTCGATACTCACGTTTTCAGAGTGGCGAGCAGGATCGGTCTGGACCACGCCTCGCGCACGCGCGAGCAGCTGCAGCGATTCCTCGAGCAGGCAGTCCCTGAGGACGATAGATACAACTTGCACATGAACCTCATCCGGATAGGTCGAGAGGTCTGCCTCGCCCGTGCGCCCAGATGCGGCCGCTGCTTCTTGCAGGATGTCTGCGAGCACCATCTACATCAAGGGAGTTGA
- the pyk gene encoding pyruvate kinase yields the protein MRKTKIVCTVGPATASREMIAALVDAGMDVARINLSHGTEQEHSQVVSEIRQVAEDTGKPIAILMDLPGPKMRIGCFEKEPITLTKGDKFRITVEDVVGDQERVSIGYKPFAKQVKAGERILLADGALQFVVEGTDGTNVDCVVEEGGELSSHKGVNVLGPSLDIPALTPRDRELIAFAVRVGVDFIGLSFCHQASDVLDAKQALAELQSHIPVIAKIEKKEAVDRIEEIVDVADGVMVARGDLGVEIPIYEVPIAQKKIIACANAANKPVITATQMLSSMVENPRPTRAETTDVANAILDGTDATMLSEETTIGKHPIEAVKMMASIASYTEPHVCPIMTRQDEGRCRIDAAIGHSAATAAHDLGASAIVAFTRTGRTAQLISQHRLPMPVVAITPDRTTLRRLNILWGIMPILVEEIMSTDHMLEVAERVLLDRGIIHKQELYIVTAGLPASETTPTNFMRAARL from the coding sequence ATGAGAAAAACGAAGATAGTCTGCACAGTTGGGCCGGCCACAGCTAGCAGAGAGATGATCGCGGCGCTGGTGGACGCTGGCATGGACGTGGCCAGGATCAACCTTTCACACGGCACGGAGCAGGAGCACTCGCAGGTGGTTTCCGAGATTCGGCAGGTGGCGGAGGACACCGGCAAGCCGATCGCGATATTGATGGACCTACCTGGGCCGAAGATGCGCATCGGATGTTTCGAGAAGGAGCCGATCACGCTCACGAAGGGCGACAAGTTCAGGATCACCGTCGAGGACGTTGTGGGCGATCAAGAGCGAGTATCGATCGGCTATAAGCCGTTCGCAAAGCAGGTGAAGGCTGGCGAGCGGATACTCCTTGCGGACGGCGCCTTGCAGTTTGTGGTCGAGGGAACGGACGGGACGAACGTCGATTGCGTGGTCGAGGAGGGAGGGGAACTATCGAGCCACAAGGGGGTGAATGTGCTGGGGCCGTCGCTCGATATTCCGGCGCTCACTCCGAGGGACAGGGAGCTCATCGCGTTCGCTGTTCGCGTCGGTGTGGATTTCATAGGGCTTTCGTTCTGCCATCAGGCGAGCGACGTTCTCGATGCGAAACAGGCCCTGGCGGAGCTGCAATCGCACATCCCCGTTATCGCCAAGATAGAGAAGAAAGAGGCGGTCGATAGGATCGAGGAGATCGTTGACGTGGCGGACGGTGTGATGGTTGCCAGGGGCGATTTGGGCGTTGAGATACCGATATATGAGGTGCCGATCGCGCAGAAGAAGATCATCGCGTGCGCCAACGCGGCAAACAAGCCCGTGATTACGGCGACTCAGATGCTCAGCTCCATGGTCGAGAACCCCAGGCCTACTCGTGCGGAGACGACGGACGTGGCGAACGCGATACTGGATGGCACTGATGCGACGATGCTTTCTGAGGAGACGACCATCGGCAAGCATCCGATTGAGGCGGTCAAGATGATGGCGAGCATTGCTTCCTACACCGAGCCGCACGTATGTCCCATAATGACACGGCAAGATGAGGGCAGATGCAGAATCGATGCGGCGATAGGGCACTCGGCGGCGACCGCAGCCCACGATCTTGGCGCAAGCGCGATCGTGGCTTTCACGCGGACTGGCCGAACGGCTCAGCTCATCTCGCAGCACAGGTTGCCGATGCCCGTTGTCGCGATCACGCCGGACAGGACCACGCTGCGGCGGCTGAACATTCTGTGGGGTATTATGCCGATCCTTGTCGAGGAGATAATGAGCACCGACCACATGCTCGAGGTGGCGGAGCGAGTGCTGCTGGACCGGGGAATAATCCACAAGCAGGAGCTCTATATTGTAACGGCGGGGCTCCCGGCGTCCGAAACTACCCCCACGAATTTCATGCGCGCCGCCCGGCTATAG